In Porites lutea chromosome 1, jaPorLute2.1, whole genome shotgun sequence, a single genomic region encodes these proteins:
- the LOC140933460 gene encoding uncharacterized protein isoform X2, with the protein MDLTNIINLLILVLLTAFATMVTSEVSSDDLDLEQFSELFSKRDAVEDVFSMLNDGNRQSCENLKPRSWCQIRRIFLSCKTERFRKNCKAMCNRKCRG; encoded by the exons ATGGATCTCACAAATATAATCAACCTTCTGATTCTTGTCCTTCTGACTGCATTTGCCACAATGGTAACTTCCGAAGTTTCTTCGGACGATCTTGATCTAGAACAGTTTTCCGAACTGTTTAGTAAAAGAGATGCTGTTGAGG ATGTGTTTTCAATGTTGAATGACGGCAATAGGCAAAGTTGTGAGAACTTGAAGCCTCGAAGCTGGTGTCAGATACGTAGAATATTTTTGAGCTGCAAGACTGAACGCTTCAGAAAGAACTGCAAAGCAATGTGCAACCGAAAATGCC GTGGCTAA
- the LOC140933460 gene encoding uncharacterized protein isoform X1 — MKNIKNFIAAMDLTNIINLLILVLLTAFATMVTSEVSSDDLDLEQFSELFSKRDAVEDVFSMLNDGNRQSCENLKPRSWCQIRRIFLSCKTERFRKNCKAMCNRKCRG; from the exons ATGAAG AACATTAAAAATTTCATCGCAGCAATGGATCTCACAAATATAATCAACCTTCTGATTCTTGTCCTTCTGACTGCATTTGCCACAATGGTAACTTCCGAAGTTTCTTCGGACGATCTTGATCTAGAACAGTTTTCCGAACTGTTTAGTAAAAGAGATGCTGTTGAGG ATGTGTTTTCAATGTTGAATGACGGCAATAGGCAAAGTTGTGAGAACTTGAAGCCTCGAAGCTGGTGTCAGATACGTAGAATATTTTTGAGCTGCAAGACTGAACGCTTCAGAAAGAACTGCAAAGCAATGTGCAACCGAAAATGCC GTGGCTAA